The following proteins are encoded in a genomic region of Neospora caninum Liverpool complete genome, chromosome XI:
- a CDS encoding Acyl-CoA synthetase, related, with protein MMYATPVGSPGPGESAVWRSTGFAAYSGYSIPSIGNSLQSLFDPELQVSSFADTRVLDPPTENDWWWSPYGIFQVGMSLHEGPEKPCMGERKSSEVTDGFDYISYAKVDETVRAFGSGLAALLRSDGIKLETFPDEDRNDGTFANVGILLQSRKEWIFTDLAVSAYPPLTSVTLHYTFPAEHVQSIAEQSKLSCIVTDVDKLKLLEDLKPSLSELKTIVVLHARSPLDPPLDLDISEQKRQFATLGTQVLSFDEVLNLGREHPTRPVLKQDPERVFTIVYTSGTTGSPKGVMLTNKNWVAVIRSLYIQNPTTLGITSDFVHISYLPLSHVFERVIEYAALAHGVRIAFFSRKRELIPEDWRAAKPSLVLMVPKLATTLLEKIEARLNQQPLLNRLLVGFAVARKLRSTAKGSQPNLWYDDLLGASRIMRERIFGSPDSMKFVACGGGKLDAAVQQKLEKYLGLNIIQGWGMTETAGAGSWQAYRNDDSYDSVGGPTACLEVKVRSWESYDATKSEQPQGELLVRGDNVFAGYFRQKELTAECLHFDADGAKPWLATGDVVEIQPDGSMKIIDRKKSLIKLAQGEYLQTEKLEGIYGASAFVENMLVHGYDSQSYPVAVVVPDRRRVLDWARKAYGDAERAEDPAAAAPAGEAGDDALFQRALADFALKKEILAEFDRIASEAQLLGFEKIKNVHLTADAWTPDNGMLTPTFKTKRALLVRKYSKDIDELYRQMANRQFVSDVNTAVALRDAPWWRRLLPWLRSWWP; from the exons ATGATGTACGCGACCCCAGTTGGCAGTCCAG GCccaggagagagcgcagtATGGCGATCGACGGGATTTGCGGCGTACTCCGGGTACTCGATACCTTCGATCGGGAACTCTTTGCAGTCGCTGTTCGATCCAGAGCTGCAAGTCTCGTCTTTTGCAGACACGCGAGTTCTCGATCCCCCAACGGAGAATGACTGGTGGTGGAGTCCGTACGGCATTTTCCAGGTCGGAATGTCGCTTCACGAGGGGCCGGAGAAACCGTGCATGGGCGAACGAAAAAGTTCAGAGGTCACGGATGGCTTTGACTATATCTCCTATGCAAAAGTCGACGAAACAGTCCGTGCCTTCGGCTCAGGTTTAGCCGCGCTGCTGCGATCTGACGGGATAAAACTGGAGACATTCCCCGATGAAGACCGAAACGACGGGACATTCGCCAACGTCGGAATTCTCCTCCAGTCCAGAAAAGAGTGGATCTTCACTGATTTAGCGGTCTCCGCCTACCCTCCTCTCACGTCTGTCACTCTCCATTACACCTTCCCCGCTGAGCACGTGCAAAGCATCGCCGAGCAATCAA AGCTGTCGTGCATTGTCACCGATGTCGACAAGCTGAAGCTTCTCGAGGATTTGAAGCCGTCGCTTTCGGAACTGAAGACAATCGTGGTCTTGCACGCCAGGTCGCCTCTGGACCCGCCGCTAGACCTCGACATCTCCGAGCAGAAAAGACAATTTGCAACGCTCGGGACGCAAGTGCTCTCCTTTGACGAAGTGCTGAATCTCGGAAGGGAGCATCCGACGCGTCCGGTGCTGAAGCAAGATCCAGAGCGCGTGTTCACCATTGTGTATACATCCG GAACGACCGGGAGTCCGAAAGGTGTGATGCTGACAAACAAGAACTGGGTTGCAGTGATTCGCTCACTGTACATTCAGAACCCGACGACGCTGGGCATCACGTCGGACTTTGTGCACATTTCGTACTTGCCCCTGTCCCACGTGTTTGAGCGGGTGATTGAGTATGCGGCTCTGGCCCATGGCGTCCGAattgcgtttttctcccgaaAGCGCGAGTTGATCCCTGAGGACTGGCGGGCGGCGAAGCCGTCGCTCGTCTTGATGGTTCCGAAACTCGCGACGACGCTGCTGGAGAAGATCGAGGCGCGGCTGAATCAGCAGCCGCTCCTCAACCGCCTCCTGGTCGGCTTCGCGGTTGCGCGCAAACTGCGGTCCACGGCGAAGGGCTCTCAGCCGAACCTTTGGTACGACGACTtgctcggcgcctcgcggaTCATGCGCGAGCGGATTTTCGGCTCGCCAGACAGCATGAAgttcgtcgcctgcggcgggGGGAAGCTCGACGCCGCCGTGCAGCAGAAACTCGAAAAGTACCTCGGCCTGAACATCATCCAGGGGTGGGGAATGACTGAGACCGCCGGCGCCGGGAGCTGGCAAGCGTACCGGAACGACGACTCGTACGACAGCGTCGGCGGACCGACGGCGTGTCTGGAAGTCAAGGTGCGCTCCTGGGAGAGCTACGACGCGACCAAGAGCGAGCAGCCGCAGGGTGAGTTGCTCGTGCGCGGCGACAACGTCTTTGCGGGGTACTTTCGGCAGAAAGAATTGACCGCCGAGTGTCTGCACTTCGACGCCGACGGCGCCAAGCCATGGCTTGCCACGGGCGACGTGGTGGAGATCCAACCTGACGGATCGATGAAAATCATCgaccggaagaagagcctCATCAAACTGGCGCAGGGCGAGTATCTGCAGACCGAGAAACTCGAGGGCATCTACGGCGCGAGCGCGTTCGTCGAGAACATGCTCGTGCACGGCTACGACTCCCAGTCGTACCCggtcgccgtcgtcgtccCAGACCGGCGGCGGGTCCTCGACTGGGCGCGAAAGGCGTACGGGGACGCGGAGCGGGCGGAGGATCCAGCTGCGGCAGCGCCGGCTGGTGAAGCGGGCGACGACGCGCTTTTCCAGAGAGCCCTCGCGGACTTTGCGCTGAAAAAAGAGATCCTGGCTGAGTTTGACCGGATCGCCAGCGAGGCGCAGTTGCTCGGCTTTGAAAAGATCAAAAACGTGCACCTGACCGCCGACGCGTGGACGCCCGACAACGGGATGCTCACGCCCACCTTCAAAACGAAGCGGGCGCTCCTTGTCCGAAAGTACAGCAAAGACATCGACGAGCTGTACAGGCAGATGGCGAACAGGCAATTCGTCTCCGACGTCAACACCGCAGTGGCGCTGCGGGACGCGCCTTGGTGGAGGCGACTCCTGCCTTGGCTTCGGTCTTGGTGGCCGTAG